A genome region from Maridesulfovibrio salexigens DSM 2638 includes the following:
- a CDS encoding amino acid ABC transporter substrate-binding protein — translation MALFRTSFICLMIVAMASIAQAGTLDNVKKDGFLKAGTHIENPGFSALDSNGKRVGFDVDFIRAVAAAVNVPEIKYTPLTSKERLPALQSGEIDILSRTTTHTMSRDVKLGLDFTVTTLYDGQGMMVRKELGITDAKDLDGATVCLQTGSTTELNISDFFRKNGMSFTPVVFDKQPDVRKAYDTGRCDVHTTDVSGLAAQRSLMEKPAEHIILSEVISKEPLGPVVRHGDNQWSDIVRWTIWLTMAAEEKGVTQANVEKMFANSKDPEVQRMLGKTGSLWTDLGLDKDAPVRIIKTVGNYGEIFDRNLGPKTPLRMERGLNKQWNEGGLIYAPPFR, via the coding sequence ATGGCTCTTTTTCGTACTTCTTTCATTTGTCTGATGATTGTGGCTATGGCATCCATTGCTCAGGCCGGCACCTTGGATAACGTCAAGAAAGACGGCTTTCTCAAGGCTGGAACCCACATTGAAAACCCCGGTTTTTCTGCGCTGGACAGCAATGGTAAACGTGTTGGTTTTGATGTTGATTTTATCCGTGCAGTTGCTGCAGCAGTGAATGTTCCCGAAATCAAATACACCCCGCTCACATCCAAAGAGCGTCTGCCTGCTTTGCAGTCCGGTGAAATTGATATCCTTTCCCGTACCACCACCCACACCATGAGCCGTGACGTCAAGCTCGGCCTCGATTTTACCGTGACCACTCTTTACGATGGTCAGGGTATGATGGTTCGTAAAGAACTCGGCATTACTGATGCTAAGGATCTGGACGGCGCAACTGTTTGCCTGCAGACCGGTTCCACCACCGAACTTAACATTTCCGACTTTTTCCGTAAAAACGGCATGAGCTTTACTCCTGTTGTTTTCGACAAACAGCCTGATGTACGTAAAGCTTATGACACCGGCCGTTGTGACGTTCACACCACCGACGTTTCCGGTCTTGCTGCTCAGCGTTCCCTGATGGAAAAGCCTGCTGAGCACATCATTCTTTCCGAAGTTATCTCCAAGGAACCCCTCGGTCCTGTTGTACGCCACGGCGACAACCAGTGGTCCGACATTGTTCGCTGGACTATCTGGCTGACCATGGCTGCTGAAGAAAAGGGTGTTACTCAGGCTAACGTTGAAAAAATGTTCGCTAACAGCAAGGACCCCGAAGTACAGCGTATGCTGGGTAAAACCGGTTCCCTTTGGACTGACCTCGGCCTTGATAAGGACGCTCCCGTTCGCATCATCAAGACTGTTGGTAACTACGGTGAAATCTTTGACCGTAACCTCGGTCCTAAAACTCCCCTGCGCATGGAGCGCGGACTCAACAAGCAGTGGAATGAGGGTGGCCTCATCTACGCACCGCCTTTCCGCTAG